A window of the Molothrus ater isolate BHLD 08-10-18 breed brown headed cowbird chromosome 16, BPBGC_Mater_1.1, whole genome shotgun sequence genome harbors these coding sequences:
- the PLD6 gene encoding mitochondrial cardiolipin hydrolase: MRAAGALAAAAVTAVALAVAAWRRARPVREVLFFPSRPCCIEALLAEAAEPGAPARPCPCPLPSGDTALSRLVRRLLSARRSLDLCLFSFSCPQLARAVHLLHRRGVRVRLVTDAQYMGLHGSQIGRLRHAGIQVRHDQHSGYMHHKFAIVDRRMLITGSLNWTTQAIQSNRENVLVVEDAEYVKAFQEEFERIWEEYNPANYRFFSERQ; this comes from the exons atgagggcggcgggggcgctggcggcggcggcggtgaCCGCGGTGGCGCTGGCGGTGGCGGCCTggcggcgggcccggcccgtGCGGGAGGTGCTGTTCTTCCCCTCGCGGCCCTGCTGCATCGAGGCGCTGCTGGCCGAGGCGGCCGAGCCCGGGGCGCCCGCCCGGCCCTGTCCGTGCCCGCTGCCCAGCGGCGACACCGCCCTGAGCCGCTTGGTGCGCCGCCTCCTCTCCGCCCGCCGCTCGCTCGACCTCtgcctcttctccttctcctgcccgCAGCTCGCCCGAGCCGTGCATCTCCTGCACCGCCGCGGCGTCCGCGTCCGCCTGGTGACGGACGCGCAGTACATGGGGCTGCACGGCTCCCAGATCGGCCGCCTGCGCCACGCGG gGATCCAGGTGCGCCACGACCAGCACAGCGGCTACATGCACCACAAGTTCGCCATCGTGGACCGCAGGATGCTCATCACAGGCTCCCTCAACTGGACCACCCAGGCCATCCAGAGCAACCGCGAGAATGTGCTGGTGGTGGAGGACGCCGAGTACGTGAAGGCTTTCCAGGAGGAGTTTGAAAGGATTTGGGAAGAGTACAATCCTGCCaattacaggtttttttctgaaaggcaGTAA